One part of the Gossypium raimondii isolate GPD5lz chromosome 1, ASM2569854v1, whole genome shotgun sequence genome encodes these proteins:
- the LOC105785698 gene encoding uncharacterized protein LOC105785698 isoform X2 codes for MPDSNKNQALENIKDRERVGTSNRQKQKFTHTVVSKSFACVAEAEELLSGQKVGWLQIFDITHRKKDESRMTSEAAEIMEKLKDKKEEYEAVTLSDSSVHLDDIDNRIITEVLGPKRYGRVRFQGSFVNPTQYFGSSLQQYMPSGSQAQAEVQRLRDQMVQMQANTDERIAQLKVEAERKYEELQLQLKAEATTREAEQSKKYDALQLQL; via the exons ATgcctgatagtaacaaaaatcaagctctcgaaaatattaag gatcgtgaacgagttggaacaaGCAACAGGCAAAAACAGAAGTTCACTCACACAGTTGtgtcgaaaagttttgcttgtgtagctgaggccgag GAACTATTGtctggtcaaaaagttggatgGCTTCAGATTTTTGACATAACACACAGGAAGAAAGATGAATCTCGTATGACttctgaagctgcagaaattatg gagaaactaaaggataaaaaggaaGAGTATGAAGCGGTTACTTtgagtgatagttctgttcatcttgacgacattgataaccggattattactgaagttttagGTCCtaaaaggtatggtcgggttcgatttcaaggatcttttgttaacccaacccaatattttggatccagcttacaacaatacatgccttcagggagtcaggctcaagctgaagttcagaggttaagagaccagatggtACAGATGCAAGCAAACACAGATGAGCGAATTGCTCAACTTAAAGTAGAAGctgaaagaaaatatgaagaactccagctacaacttaaagcggaggcaacaacgagagaagcagagcagagcaaaaagtacgacgcactccagctacaactttag
- the LOC105785698 gene encoding uncharacterized protein LOC105785698 isoform X1, with product MLRYQQKDTVRFLNLKKEEDRERVGTSNRQKQKFTHTVVSKSFACVAEAEELLSGQKVGWLQIFDITHRKKDESRMTSEAAEIMEKLKDKKEEYEAVTLSDSSVHLDDIDNRIITEVLGPKRYGRVRFQGSFVNPTQYFGSSLQQYMPSGSQAQAEVQRLRDQMVQMQANTDERIAQLKVEAERKYEELQLQLKAEATTREAEQSKKYDALQLQL from the exons ATGTTGAGGTACCAACAAAAAGATACAGttagatttttgaatttaaagaaAGAAGAG gatcgtgaacgagttggaacaaGCAACAGGCAAAAACAGAAGTTCACTCACACAGTTGtgtcgaaaagttttgcttgtgtagctgaggccgag GAACTATTGtctggtcaaaaagttggatgGCTTCAGATTTTTGACATAACACACAGGAAGAAAGATGAATCTCGTATGACttctgaagctgcagaaattatg gagaaactaaaggataaaaaggaaGAGTATGAAGCGGTTACTTtgagtgatagttctgttcatcttgacgacattgataaccggattattactgaagttttagGTCCtaaaaggtatggtcgggttcgatttcaaggatcttttgttaacccaacccaatattttggatccagcttacaacaatacatgccttcagggagtcaggctcaagctgaagttcagaggttaagagaccagatggtACAGATGCAAGCAAACACAGATGAGCGAATTGCTCAACTTAAAGTAGAAGctgaaagaaaatatgaagaactccagctacaacttaaagcggaggcaacaacgagagaagcagagcagagcaaaaagtacgacgcactccagctacaactttag